One Dasypus novemcinctus isolate mDasNov1 chromosome 1, mDasNov1.1.hap2, whole genome shotgun sequence genomic window carries:
- the MMAA gene encoding methylmalonic aciduria type A protein, mitochondrial: MNISMLLQYPHQYFLKGLLRTPFRHYHFIFHSRTHRGSGIPSVQPFNSFGLHCTKWILLSLGSKRKLCVQTTLKEHIKGLSDKEQRFVDKLYTGLVQGQRACLAEAITLIESTHERKKELAQVLLQKVLVYHREQEQLNKGKPLTFRVGLSGPPGAGKSTFIEYFGKMLTERGHKVSVLAVDPSSCTSGGSLLGDKTRMTELSRDMNAYIRPSPTRGTLGGVTRTTNEAILLCEGGGYDIILIETVGVGQSEFAVANMADMFVLLLPPAGGDELQGIKRGIIEMADLVAITKSDGDLIVPARRIQTEYMSALKLLRKRSDVWRPKVIRISARSGEGITEMWDKMKEFRDLMLASGELTAKRQKQRKVWMWNLIQENVLEHFRSYPTVQKQIPLLEKKVLTGSLSPGLAAEFLLKAFKNRD; encoded by the exons ATGAATATTTCCATGCTGCTACAATATCCTCACCAGTATTTCCTAAAAGGCCTTTTAAGAACACCTTTCCGACATTACCACTTCATCTTTCACTCAAGAACTCACCGTGGATCAGGAATCCCATCTGTTCAGCCGTTTAATTCTTTTGGACTCCATTGTACAAAGTGGATACTGCTATCACTTGgttcaaagagaaaattatgtGTACAAACAACCTTAAAAGAACACATAAAAGGACTTTCTGATAAAGAACAAAGATTTGTGGATAAACTTTACACTGGTTTAGTCCAAGGGCAAAGGGCCTGCTTAGCAGAGGCCATAACTCTTATAGAATCAActcatgaaaggaaaaaagagttaGCCCAGGTGCTTCTTCAGAAAGTATTAGTCTACCACAGAGAACAAGAACAGTTAAATAAAGGAAAACCACTAACATTTCGAGTGg GATTGTCTGGCCCCCCTGGTGCTGGAAAATCGACGTTTAtagaatattttggaaaaatgCTTACTGAGAGGGGGCATAAAGTATCTGTGCTAGCTGTGGACCCTTCTTCTTGTACTAGTGGTG GCTCACTCTTAGGTGATAAAACCCGAATGACTGAGTTATCAAGAGATATGAATGCATACATCAGGCCATCTCCTACTAGAGGGACTCTAGGAGGTGTGACAAGGACCACAAATGAAGCTATTTTGTTGTGTGAAGGAGGGGGATATGACATCATTCTTATTGAAACTGTTG GTGTGGGTCAATCAGAGTTCGCCGTTGCCAACATGGCTGacatgtttgttttattattgccACCAGCAGGAGGAGATGAATTGCAG ggTATCAAAAGGGGTATAATTGAAATGGCAGATCTGGTGGCTATAACTAAATCTGATGGAGACTTGATTGTGCCAGCTCGAAGGATACAAACAGAGTATATGAGTGCGCTGAAATTACTCCGCAAACGATCAGACGTCTGGCGACCAAAG GTAATTCGTATTTCTGCCAGAAGTGGTGAGGGGATCACTGAAATGtgggataaaatgaaagaatttcGGGACCTGATGCTTGCCAGTGGGGAGCTGACTGCCAAACGACAGAAGCAGCGGAAAGTTTGGATGTGGAATCTCATCCAGGAAAATGTGTTAGAACATTTCAGATCCTATCCCACAGTACAGAAACAGATTCCccttctggaaaaaaaagttCTCACTGGGTCCCTCTCTCCAGGACTAGCAGCTGAATTCTTGCTGAAAGCTTTTAAAAACAGAGACTAA